A part of Magnetospirillum sp. ME-1 genomic DNA contains:
- a CDS encoding Pls/PosA family non-ribosomal peptide synthetase, producing MPSALFGLRDPSLIRDETLWEIFSASVRAFPHAPAATFGEVTLGYGELSARAQKVARALAARGIGRGDFVGLWMSRSLDLHVALLGILAAGAAYIPFDTEAPAERVAECLDDCAAKALIVDAFTMGAITGAMPAHTLILPTLEQGAPDGASPDPRAQGACPSDPAYAIYTSGSTGKPKAIVISHANICHYLRAANSIYGLRSDDVVFQGASVAFDLSLEEIFVPYLVGAKLWIAGRRTLAEADRLPSVLAEAGITVLDTVPTLLSLLPGDIPGLRVIILGGEACPPALAERWCRPGRRIFNSYGPTETTVVATVAEVEAGKPVTIGRPIPNYVCHVVDDFTQPVPPGATGELLIGGPGVAAGYLGRPELTAEKFIPNPWDTDGSAPVLYRSGDAAAMDENGDIVFHGRIDDQVKIRGFRVELGEIEARLSALPGINQAAVSLRTDDGIERLVATILPEAGATIESGTLREGLRAQLPAYMVPSHYLVVDELPRLTSGKLNRKALKDLPLDLSVGGAEQEEPANATEAALLDAARRVFPGQVIPFEADFFLDLGGHSLLAAKFVSAVRETPDLASLTLNEIYAARTLRAMGALLAARAPAPGAKPADLSFIPPSWKRRFLCGLAQGVAMPFILALTTAPWLGVFISYMLLSGEDASWLKEMVTLMITYAVINIGTISASIALKWLILGRTRPGRYKLWGTYYFRWWLAQRVVSVAHIKWFQGTPIMSIYLRLLGARVGSDCVLSEMEAGAFDLVSIGDGVAIGGKTRLANAEAVGDELVIGPIRIGDDAFIGTSCMISHGVVIETGGEVGDLTSIAPDTRVGRYEHWDGSPGRKVGMVDEAALPQAAHATVGRKLALTILYGLMLVVLPPISLLPIFPAFFIFERLSDYFVGGEYATILPLLAWPTAMALIAVTVLLIAIVRWTVLPVVTAGSFSIYGSLYVRKWIVALATELMLETLSSLYATVYMRLWYRLMGAKIGKDAEISCNLAGRYDLTEIGPGCFIADEVVLGDECVRRGWMVLEPVKTEARVFVGNDAVVPPGAVIPTGALIGIKSRPPANHQMSPGDTWFGNPPFKLPVRQRFDDVGADWTFAPPLWRRVWRAVFEAFAVSLPTALFITFGILTVDLLAPSILAREYAVVLPLFVAASVAISVSLALSSVAVKWLMMGAYRPTAKPMWSWWALRTEAVAVMYWGLAGKVLLDHLRGTPFLPWFLWLYGCRFGSGVFMDTTDITEFDCVEVGDFCAINSLSALQTHLYEDRVMKVGRVRLGTGVTVGSGSTVLYDTEVGDFARIGKLTIVMKGEGIPAHSQWEGAPAQTVSAAP from the coding sequence TTGCCTTCAGCCCTCTTCGGCCTCCGCGATCCTTCGCTGATCCGCGACGAAACCCTGTGGGAAATCTTTTCCGCCAGCGTCCGGGCGTTTCCCCATGCGCCCGCCGCCACCTTCGGCGAGGTGACGCTGGGCTATGGCGAGCTGTCGGCCCGCGCCCAGAAAGTGGCCCGCGCCCTGGCGGCCCGGGGCATCGGACGCGGCGATTTCGTCGGGCTGTGGATGAGCCGCTCGCTGGATCTGCACGTGGCGCTGCTGGGCATCTTGGCCGCGGGCGCCGCCTACATCCCCTTCGACACCGAGGCGCCGGCCGAGCGGGTGGCGGAATGCCTGGACGATTGCGCCGCCAAGGCGCTGATCGTCGACGCCTTCACCATGGGGGCCATCACGGGGGCCATGCCGGCCCACACCCTGATCCTGCCGACGCTGGAGCAAGGCGCGCCGGACGGCGCCAGCCCCGACCCGCGCGCCCAGGGCGCCTGCCCTTCCGACCCCGCCTACGCCATCTACACCTCGGGCTCCACCGGCAAGCCCAAGGCCATCGTCATCAGCCACGCCAACATCTGCCACTACCTGCGCGCCGCCAATTCCATCTACGGCCTGCGCTCCGACGACGTGGTGTTCCAGGGCGCCTCGGTGGCCTTCGACCTGTCGCTGGAAGAAATCTTCGTCCCCTATCTGGTGGGGGCGAAGCTGTGGATCGCCGGGCGCCGCACCCTGGCCGAAGCCGACCGGCTGCCGAGCGTGCTGGCCGAGGCCGGCATCACGGTGCTCGACACCGTGCCGACCCTGCTGAGCCTGCTGCCCGGCGACATTCCCGGCCTGCGCGTCATCATCCTGGGCGGCGAGGCCTGCCCGCCCGCTTTGGCCGAGCGCTGGTGCCGCCCCGGGCGGCGCATCTTCAATTCCTACGGCCCCACCGAGACCACCGTGGTGGCCACCGTGGCCGAGGTGGAGGCGGGCAAGCCGGTGACCATCGGCCGGCCCATTCCCAATTACGTCTGCCACGTGGTGGACGACTTCACCCAGCCGGTCCCCCCCGGCGCCACCGGCGAACTGCTGATCGGCGGGCCGGGCGTGGCGGCCGGCTATCTCGGCCGCCCGGAACTCACCGCCGAGAAATTCATCCCCAATCCCTGGGACACCGACGGCTCCGCCCCGGTGCTCTACCGTTCGGGCGACGCGGCGGCCATGGACGAAAACGGCGACATCGTCTTCCACGGCCGCATCGACGATCAGGTCAAGATCCGGGGCTTCCGCGTCGAACTGGGCGAGATCGAGGCCCGCCTGTCGGCCCTGCCCGGCATCAATCAGGCGGCGGTTTCCTTGCGCACCGACGACGGCATCGAGCGGCTGGTGGCCACCATCCTGCCCGAAGCCGGCGCCACCATCGAATCCGGCACGCTCCGGGAAGGCCTGCGCGCCCAGCTGCCCGCCTACATGGTTCCGTCCCATTACCTGGTGGTGGACGAGCTGCCGCGCCTGACATCGGGCAAGCTGAACCGCAAGGCGCTCAAAGACCTGCCGCTGGACCTGTCGGTGGGCGGCGCCGAGCAGGAAGAGCCCGCCAATGCGACGGAAGCCGCCCTGCTGGACGCGGCGCGCCGGGTGTTTCCCGGTCAGGTCATTCCCTTCGAGGCGGATTTCTTCCTGGATCTGGGCGGCCATTCCCTGCTGGCCGCCAAATTCGTCTCGGCGGTGCGCGAGACGCCGGACCTGGCCAGCCTGACGCTGAACGAGATCTACGCGGCGCGCACCCTTCGCGCCATGGGGGCGTTACTCGCCGCCCGCGCGCCCGCCCCCGGCGCCAAACCCGCCGATTTGTCCTTCATTCCGCCGAGCTGGAAGCGCCGTTTCCTGTGCGGACTGGCCCAGGGCGTGGCCATGCCCTTCATTCTGGCGCTGACCACCGCGCCGTGGCTGGGGGTGTTCATCTCCTACATGCTGCTGTCGGGCGAGGATGCCAGCTGGCTGAAGGAGATGGTCACCCTGATGATTACCTACGCGGTGATCAACATCGGCACCATCTCGGCCTCCATCGCGCTCAAATGGCTGATCCTCGGCCGGACCAGGCCCGGCCGCTACAAGCTGTGGGGCACCTATTATTTCCGCTGGTGGCTGGCGCAAAGGGTGGTCAGTGTCGCCCATATCAAGTGGTTCCAGGGCACGCCCATCATGAGCATCTACCTGCGCCTGCTGGGTGCCAGGGTGGGCAGCGACTGCGTCCTGTCCGAGATGGAGGCCGGCGCCTTCGACCTGGTGAGCATCGGCGACGGCGTGGCCATCGGCGGCAAGACCCGGCTGGCCAATGCCGAGGCGGTGGGCGACGAACTGGTGATCGGCCCTATCCGTATCGGCGACGACGCCTTCATCGGCACCTCATGCATGATCAGCCACGGCGTGGTGATCGAGACGGGGGGCGAGGTCGGCGACCTCACCTCCATCGCCCCCGACACGCGGGTGGGCCGTTACGAGCACTGGGACGGCTCGCCCGGCCGCAAGGTGGGCATGGTGGACGAAGCCGCCCTGCCCCAGGCCGCCCACGCCACCGTCGGGCGCAAGCTGGCGCTGACCATCCTCTACGGCCTGATGCTGGTGGTGCTGCCGCCCATCAGCCTGCTGCCCATCTTCCCGGCCTTCTTCATCTTCGAACGCCTCAGCGATTATTTCGTCGGCGGCGAATACGCCACCATCCTGCCGCTGCTGGCCTGGCCCACCGCCATGGCGCTGATCGCCGTCACCGTGCTGCTGATCGCCATCGTGCGCTGGACGGTGCTGCCGGTGGTGACGGCGGGAAGCTTCTCCATCTATGGCAGCCTCTACGTCCGCAAATGGATCGTGGCGCTGGCCACCGAGCTGATGCTGGAAACCCTGTCGTCGCTCTACGCCACCGTCTACATGCGGCTGTGGTACCGGCTGATGGGGGCCAAGATCGGCAAGGACGCCGAGATTTCCTGCAATCTGGCCGGACGCTACGACCTGACCGAGATCGGGCCGGGCTGCTTCATCGCCGACGAGGTGGTGCTGGGCGACGAATGCGTGCGGCGCGGCTGGATGGTCTTAGAGCCGGTCAAGACCGAGGCCCGCGTCTTCGTCGGCAACGACGCCGTGGTGCCGCCCGGCGCGGTGATCCCCACCGGCGCCCTGATCGGCATCAAGTCGCGCCCGCCGGCCAACCACCAGATGTCGCCCGGCGACACCTGGTTCGGCAATCCCCCCTTCAAGCTGCCGGTACGCCAGCGCTTCGACGATGTGGGCGCCGACTGGACCTTCGCGCCGCCCTTGTGGCGCCGGGTGTGGCGCGCCGTGTTCGAGGCCTTCGCCGTCTCGCTGCCCACCGCGCTGTTCATCACCTTCGGCATCCTGACCGTGGACCTGCTGGCGCCCAGCATCCTGGCCCGCGAATACGCCGTGGTCCTGCCGCTGTTCGTGGCCGCGTCGGTGGCCATCTCGGTCTCGCTGGCCCTGTCGTCGGTGGCGGTGAAGTGGCTGATGATGGGCGCCTACCGCCCCACCGCCAAGCCCATGTGGTCGTGGTGGGCGTTGCGCACCGAGGCGGTGGCGGTGATGTACTGGGGCCTGGCGGGCAAGGTGCTGCTGGACCATCTGCGCGGCACGCCCTTCCTGCCGTGGTTCCTGTGGCTGTACGGCTGCCGTTTCGGCTCCGGCGTGTTCATGGACACCACCGACATCACCGAGTTCGACTGCGTCGAGGTGGGCGATTTCTGCGCCATCAACTCGCTGTCGGCGCTGCAGACCCACCTGTACGAGGACAGGGTGATGAAGGTCGGCCGGGTCAGGCTGGGCACCGGCGTCACCGTGGGATCGGGCTCCACCGTGCTCTACGACACCGAGGTGGGCGACTTCGCCCGCATCGGCAAGCTGACCATCGTCATGAAGGGCGAAGGCATCCCCGCCCACTCCCAATGGGAGGGCGCCCCCGCCCAGACGGTCAGCGCCGCGCCATGA
- a CDS encoding 4'-phosphopantetheinyl transferase family protein — protein sequence MRLDGQTRLYAGLAAAPEARRRALLGHLAAELGRPEADIAIERDPFGKPRLTDPHLKYWFNCSSVDGLLLIASSRTGPVGADIETVQRCIPVWEDASATFAPAERARLTALPPPDRALAFARLWTAKEAVLKARGTGIVHGLAEPALAHLDDLSAPPPWRPIQMHVGGECYAVTWYTLPIDEVLVIAARAETSPKPGTT from the coding sequence ATGCGATTAGATGGCCAAACCCGGCTTTATGCCGGCCTCGCCGCCGCCCCGGAAGCCCGGCGGCGCGCCCTGCTCGGCCATCTGGCGGCCGAACTGGGACGGCCCGAGGCCGACATCGCCATCGAGCGCGACCCGTTCGGCAAGCCGCGCCTCACCGACCCCCACCTCAAGTACTGGTTCAACTGCTCGTCCGTGGACGGGTTGCTGCTGATCGCCAGCTCGCGCACCGGACCGGTGGGCGCCGACATCGAGACCGTCCAGCGCTGCATCCCGGTGTGGGAGGACGCATCCGCCACCTTCGCCCCCGCCGAACGGGCCCGGCTCACCGCCCTGCCCCCGCCGGACCGCGCCTTGGCCTTCGCCCGGCTGTGGACCGCCAAGGAAGCGGTTTTGAAGGCGCGCGGCACCGGCATCGTCCATGGCCTGGCCGAACCCGCCCTGGCGCATCTGGACGACCTGTCGGCGCCGCCCCCCTGGCGGCCCATTCAGATGCATGTAGGGGGTGAATGTTATGCCGTGACTTGGTATACCCTCCCCATCGACGAGGTTCTGGTCATCGCCGCCCGCGCCGAGACCTCGCCAAAACCGGGAACAACGTGA
- a CDS encoding SEL1-like repeat protein, protein MAREPEIVTRYRRLALENDPVAQFKLGDLYRLGYQVKRDLDEAVVWLVRSARQGNAEAMALLKKMAAEGVDVRRRVDDLPGKAPHAERPDYGTPPAEAASPPPPPPPEPVSAPPPTPVQAGPKVIALPEIEVETDPLHIGEFVADPARLRAAADKGDTAAMVALGNAYREGKGVAADPAEAVRLYTLAAKAGDARGQYSLGVMYDQGLGVAQSNAHALKWFREAAKQGDAQAQYNLGNMIQQGRGVESSAEVAVKWFRQAADQGDAGAIFALGALYESGKGVERDETQAVELYRQAADQGLASALHNLANMLRQGRGTDADPTEAAVMCRRAAEQGLPEAQYNYAVMLALGLGVDKDDEAAIRWFRRAAQSGDPRGEVQAAALERRRTAEASS, encoded by the coding sequence ATGGCGCGTGAACCTGAGATCGTCACCCGTTATCGCCGTCTGGCGCTGGAGAATGATCCGGTCGCCCAGTTCAAGCTCGGTGATCTTTACCGTCTGGGCTACCAGGTCAAGCGGGACCTGGACGAGGCGGTGGTATGGCTGGTGCGCTCGGCCCGCCAGGGCAACGCCGAGGCCATGGCCCTGCTGAAGAAGATGGCCGCCGAAGGGGTGGACGTGCGCCGCCGGGTCGACGATCTGCCGGGCAAGGCGCCCCATGCCGAGCGCCCCGATTACGGAACGCCCCCGGCCGAGGCCGCGTCTCCTCCGCCTCCGCCCCCGCCGGAACCCGTTTCCGCGCCCCCTCCTACCCCCGTCCAGGCCGGTCCTAAGGTCATTGCCCTGCCCGAGATCGAGGTGGAGACCGACCCGCTGCATATCGGCGAGTTCGTCGCCGACCCGGCCCGTCTGCGCGCCGCCGCCGACAAGGGCGATACGGCGGCCATGGTGGCGCTGGGCAACGCCTACCGCGAGGGCAAGGGCGTGGCGGCCGATCCGGCCGAGGCGGTGCGCCTTTACACCCTGGCGGCCAAGGCGGGCGACGCGCGGGGCCAGTACTCGCTGGGGGTCATGTACGACCAGGGCCTGGGGGTGGCGCAAAGCAACGCCCACGCTCTGAAATGGTTCCGCGAGGCGGCCAAGCAGGGCGACGCCCAGGCCCAGTACAACCTGGGCAACATGATCCAGCAGGGGCGCGGCGTCGAATCCAGCGCCGAGGTGGCGGTCAAATGGTTCCGCCAGGCCGCCGACCAGGGCGACGCCGGGGCCATCTTCGCGCTGGGCGCCCTTTACGAATCCGGCAAGGGGGTCGAGCGGGACGAGACCCAGGCGGTGGAGCTTTACCGTCAGGCCGCCGACCAGGGCCTCGCCTCCGCCCTGCACAACCTGGCCAACATGCTGCGCCAGGGACGCGGCACCGACGCCGACCCCACCGAGGCTGCCGTGATGTGCCGCCGCGCCGCCGAGCAGGGATTGCCCGAGGCCCAGTACAATTACGCGGTGATGCTGGCGCTGGGTCTCGGCGTGGACAAGGACGACGAGGCCGCCATCCGCTGGTTCCGCCGCGCCGCCCAGTCGGGCGATCCGCGCGGCGAGGTGCAGGCGGCGGCGCTGGAAAGGCGCCGCACGGCGGAGGCCTCGTCATGA
- the hpnA gene encoding hopanoid-associated sugar epimerase — protein MPGPVLVTGATGFVGAAIVRALLARGESVRVLARPTSDRRNVANLHVEVVEGRLEDAASLRKAMQGCRVLIHTAADYRIWVPDPAAMMQANVEGTRALMTAALAEKVERVVYTSSVATLGHIDGGVADEDTPSDISDKVGPYKQSKFLAEEVVRRMVAENGLPAVICNPSTPVGPGDVKPTPTGRMIVEAASGRMPAYVDTGLNIVHVDDVAEGHLLALDKGRIGERYILGGDNLTLAAILNKIAGITGGKPPLMKLPRWPLYPLALGAETWARFFGGEPFVTIDGLKMSRWHMFFSSAKAERELGYRHRPADEALDAAVEWFKSIGEVS, from the coding sequence ATGCCAGGACCTGTTCTCGTCACCGGAGCGACCGGATTCGTCGGCGCCGCCATCGTGCGCGCCCTGCTGGCCCGCGGCGAGTCCGTGCGCGTGCTGGCGCGCCCCACCTCGGACCGGCGCAACGTCGCCAACCTGCATGTGGAGGTGGTCGAGGGCCGGCTGGAGGACGCGGCCTCGCTCCGCAAGGCCATGCAAGGCTGCCGGGTGCTGATCCACACCGCCGCCGATTACCGCATCTGGGTGCCCGACCCGGCCGCCATGATGCAGGCCAACGTGGAAGGCACCCGCGCCCTGATGACCGCCGCCCTGGCCGAGAAGGTGGAGCGGGTGGTCTACACCTCGTCGGTGGCGACCTTGGGCCATATCGACGGCGGCGTGGCCGACGAGGACACGCCCAGCGACATTTCCGACAAGGTCGGCCCCTACAAGCAGTCCAAGTTCCTGGCCGAGGAGGTGGTGCGCCGCATGGTGGCCGAGAACGGCCTGCCGGCGGTGATCTGCAACCCGTCCACCCCCGTCGGCCCCGGCGACGTCAAGCCGACGCCCACCGGGCGCATGATCGTCGAGGCGGCGTCGGGCCGCATGCCGGCCTATGTGGATACGGGCCTCAACATCGTCCATGTGGACGACGTGGCCGAAGGGCACCTGCTGGCGCTGGACAAGGGCCGCATCGGCGAGCGCTACATCCTGGGCGGGGACAACCTGACCCTGGCCGCCATCCTGAACAAGATCGCCGGAATCACCGGCGGCAAGCCGCCGCTGATGAAGCTGCCGCGCTGGCCGCTCTATCCGCTGGCCCTGGGTGCCGAGACCTGGGCGCGCTTCTTCGGCGGCGAGCCCTTCGTCACCATCGACGGGCTCAAGATGTCGCGCTGGCATATGTTCTTCTCCTCGGCCAAGGCCGAGCGGGAATTGGGGTACCGCCACCGTCCCGCCGACGAAGCGCTGGACGCGGCGGTGGAGTGGTTCAAGAGCATCGGGGAGGTCTCATGA
- a CDS encoding glycosyltransferase, translated as MSLASLAGVVGAGAWAWLLTMRGSFWRIEDAPQAVVPEVWPQVVAVIPARDEADVIGATIESLLSQNYPGEFSVVLVDDHSSDGTAEAARKAAEEMGLSARVTVVEAPELPRGWTGKMWAQNHGVAVARSKFPEADLLLLSDADIRHGAGELRRTVSRMLAEGLDMASLMVRLSTESIWEKAIVPAFVFFFRMLYPFSWVKDSRSTTAAAAGGYVLIRPAMLEKIGGIKAIKDALIDDCTLAAAVKAHHGRLTIDLAEETISTRRYEGPEGLWRMISRSAYTQLRHSPALLIGTVVAMLLVFVAPPLLAMRNGGGASTGALAWAAMTIAYYPMVRYYRLFPAWALALPLVSLFYLGATLHSAVMYWRGRGGEWKGRLQDTHGQGARP; from the coding sequence ATGAGTCTGGCGTCGCTTGCTGGCGTGGTCGGGGCGGGAGCCTGGGCCTGGCTGTTGACCATGCGCGGTTCGTTCTGGCGGATCGAGGATGCCCCCCAGGCGGTGGTGCCGGAAGTCTGGCCCCAGGTGGTGGCGGTCATCCCCGCCCGCGACGAGGCCGACGTCATCGGCGCCACCATCGAATCCCTGCTGTCCCAGAACTACCCAGGCGAGTTCTCGGTGGTGCTGGTGGACGACCATTCCTCGGACGGCACGGCCGAGGCGGCGCGCAAGGCGGCCGAGGAGATGGGGCTGTCGGCCCGCGTGACGGTGGTCGAGGCCCCGGAACTGCCCCGGGGCTGGACCGGCAAGATGTGGGCCCAGAATCACGGCGTCGCCGTGGCGCGGTCCAAGTTCCCCGAAGCTGACCTGCTGCTGCTGTCCGACGCCGACATCCGCCACGGGGCGGGCGAGTTGCGCCGCACCGTGTCGCGCATGCTGGCCGAGGGTCTGGACATGGCCTCGCTCATGGTGCGGCTGTCCACCGAAAGCATTTGGGAAAAGGCCATCGTTCCCGCCTTCGTGTTCTTCTTCCGCATGCTCTATCCCTTTTCCTGGGTGAAGGATTCGCGCTCGACCACGGCCGCCGCGGCCGGCGGCTACGTGCTGATCCGCCCGGCCATGCTGGAAAAGATCGGCGGCATCAAGGCCATCAAGGACGCGCTGATCGACGATTGCACCCTGGCGGCGGCGGTGAAGGCCCATCACGGCCGCCTGACCATCGACCTGGCCGAGGAAACCATCAGCACACGGCGCTACGAGGGGCCGGAGGGGCTGTGGCGGATGATCTCGCGCTCGGCCTATACCCAGCTGCGCCATTCGCCCGCCTTGCTGATCGGCACCGTGGTCGCCATGCTGCTGGTCTTCGTGGCGCCGCCCCTGCTGGCCATGAGGAATGGCGGCGGCGCCTCCACCGGCGCCCTGGCCTGGGCGGCCATGACCATCGCCTATTATCCCATGGTGCGCTATTACCGGCTGTTCCCGGCCTGGGCGCTCGCCCTGCCGCTGGTGTCGCTGTTCTACCTGGGCGCCACGCTGCATTCCGCCGTGATGTACTGGCGCGGCCGGGGCGGCGAGTGGAAGGGACGGTTGCAGGACACCCACGGCCAGGGGGCACGCCCTTGA
- the hpnD gene encoding presqualene diphosphate synthase HpnD: protein MSPTVFTIDPAQYEMVAGIVRASGSSFYWGMRLLDRPRRYAMYAIYAFCRVVDDIADEPGDPEVKRAGLAEWRVELDRLYAGAPTDPIAKALHGPVLQYNLPKEDFLAVIAGCESDAQPEVTGLSMAELELYCDRVACAVGRLSVRVFGPLRPRSIEAANATGMALQLTNILRDVAVDARIGRLYLPDELLAKHGIASRAPNEVLAHPNLVAVCRELGETARGYFAASDAAQAECSHSDMRPATLMKEMYREIFKRVEAEGFVPRDPPVKVSKAFKLWCILRHGLL, encoded by the coding sequence ATGAGCCCGACCGTCTTCACCATCGACCCCGCCCAGTACGAGATGGTGGCGGGCATCGTGCGGGCCTCGGGGTCGTCGTTCTACTGGGGCATGCGCCTTCTGGACCGGCCCCGGCGCTACGCCATGTACGCCATCTACGCCTTCTGCCGGGTGGTGGACGACATCGCCGACGAGCCGGGCGATCCCGAGGTCAAGCGGGCAGGACTGGCCGAGTGGCGGGTGGAACTGGACCGGCTCTATGCCGGCGCCCCCACCGATCCCATCGCCAAGGCCCTGCATGGGCCGGTGCTGCAGTACAACCTGCCCAAGGAAGACTTCCTGGCGGTGATCGCCGGCTGCGAGAGCGATGCCCAGCCCGAGGTGACGGGCCTTTCCATGGCCGAGCTGGAGCTTTACTGCGACCGGGTGGCCTGCGCCGTCGGCCGCCTGTCGGTGCGCGTGTTCGGGCCCCTGCGGCCCCGGTCCATCGAGGCCGCCAACGCCACCGGCATGGCGCTGCAATTGACCAACATCCTGCGTGACGTGGCGGTGGACGCCAGGATCGGGCGGCTTTACCTGCCCGACGAACTGCTGGCCAAGCACGGCATCGCCAGCCGCGCCCCCAACGAGGTGCTGGCCCATCCCAATCTGGTGGCGGTGTGCCGCGAACTGGGCGAGACGGCGCGCGGTTATTTCGCCGCCTCCGACGCCGCCCAGGCCGAGTGCTCGCACTCCGACATGCGCCCGGCCACCCTGATGAAGGAGATGTACCGCGAGATCTTCAAGCGGGTCGAGGCCGAGGGCTTCGTACCGCGCGATCCGCCGGTCAAAGTCTCGAAAGCCTTCAAGCTGTGGTGTATTCTCCGCCACGGTTTGCTCTGA
- the shc gene encoding squalene--hopene cyclase — protein sequence MSPSEINPRDFTAASFRDPLERAINDSAAALLAKQKDDGHWVFKLEADATIPAEYVLYLHYLDERDPELEARIGVYLREIQEDHGGWPLFHRGDLNISASVKAYFALKAIGDDINAPHMVKAREAILAAGGAATANVFTRTLLALFGQIPWKGVPIMPVEIMLLPRWFPFHMDKVSYWSRTVIAPLTVLMTKRPQARNPLGIHIQELFVTPPEKVTNWYLEPVRSNWAYLFRGIDMILQKVYRFFPKSVQDKAIEKAVAFVDERLNGEDGLGAIFPAMVNAVWMYDVLGVPKDDPRVVIAKQSIRNLVVEEGERAWVQPCLSPIWDTALATHAMLEVGTPEADAAVRKAADWMVARQITDVVGDWAVRRPGLAPGGWAFQYNNPHYPDVDDTAVVMAALDRIDPVKYAEPIEKGKVWIQGMQSEGGGWGAFDAENTSYYLNHIPFADHGALLDPPTADVSARCVSVLSVLGERGKDKVAHEGVDYLLREQEADGSWFGRWGTNYVYGTWSSLCALNAAGLPHDHPAFRKAVKWLESKQREDGGWGECGRSYWDDQPRGLGGPSTPSQTAWAVLGLMAAGETKSAAVAKGIDYLIRTRNEEGLWDEEHYTAVGFPRVFYLRYHGYRQFFPIWALARYRNLTTGNAGPVMHAL from the coding sequence GTGTCTCCCAGCGAAATCAATCCCCGTGACTTCACCGCCGCCTCGTTCCGCGATCCCCTGGAGCGGGCGATCAACGACTCCGCCGCGGCCCTGCTCGCCAAGCAGAAGGACGACGGCCACTGGGTGTTCAAGCTCGAAGCCGACGCCACCATCCCGGCCGAATACGTGCTCTACCTGCACTATCTCGACGAGCGCGACCCCGAGCTCGAGGCGCGCATCGGCGTCTACCTGCGCGAGATCCAGGAAGACCACGGCGGCTGGCCGCTGTTCCACAGGGGCGATCTGAACATCAGCGCCTCGGTGAAGGCCTATTTCGCGCTCAAGGCCATCGGCGACGACATCAATGCGCCGCATATGGTGAAGGCCCGCGAAGCCATCCTGGCCGCCGGCGGCGCCGCCACGGCCAACGTCTTCACCCGCACCCTGCTGGCGCTGTTCGGGCAGATCCCCTGGAAGGGCGTGCCGATCATGCCCGTGGAGATCATGCTGCTGCCGCGCTGGTTCCCCTTCCACATGGACAAGGTCAGCTACTGGTCGCGCACCGTGATCGCGCCGCTCACCGTCCTGATGACCAAGCGGCCCCAGGCCCGCAATCCGCTGGGCATCCATATCCAGGAACTGTTCGTCACGCCGCCGGAGAAGGTCACCAACTGGTATCTGGAGCCGGTGCGCTCCAACTGGGCCTATCTGTTCCGCGGTATCGACATGATCCTGCAGAAGGTCTACCGCTTCTTCCCCAAGTCGGTGCAGGACAAGGCCATCGAGAAGGCGGTGGCCTTCGTGGACGAGCGCCTGAACGGCGAGGACGGGCTGGGCGCCATCTTCCCGGCCATGGTCAACGCCGTGTGGATGTACGACGTGCTGGGCGTGCCCAAGGATGACCCCCGCGTGGTGATCGCCAAGCAATCCATCCGCAATCTGGTGGTGGAGGAAGGCGAGCGCGCCTGGGTGCAGCCCTGCCTGTCGCCCATCTGGGATACGGCGCTGGCCACCCATGCCATGCTGGAGGTGGGAACGCCCGAGGCCGACGCCGCGGTGCGCAAGGCCGCCGACTGGATGGTGGCGCGCCAGATCACCGACGTGGTGGGCGACTGGGCGGTGCGCCGCCCCGGCCTGGCGCCCGGCGGCTGGGCCTTCCAGTACAACAATCCCCATTACCCCGACGTGGACGATACCGCCGTGGTGATGGCGGCCTTGGACCGCATCGACCCGGTGAAGTACGCCGAGCCCATCGAGAAGGGCAAGGTGTGGATTCAGGGCATGCAGTCGGAAGGCGGCGGTTGGGGCGCGTTCGACGCCGAGAACACCAGCTACTACTTGAACCATATCCCCTTCGCCGATCACGGCGCGTTGCTGGATCCGCCCACCGCCGACGTGTCGGCCCGCTGCGTCTCGGTGCTGTCGGTGCTGGGCGAGCGGGGCAAGGATAAGGTGGCGCACGAAGGCGTCGATTACCTGCTGCGCGAGCAGGAGGCCGATGGCTCGTGGTTCGGCCGCTGGGGCACCAATTACGTCTACGGCACGTGGTCGTCCTTGTGCGCGCTCAATGCCGCCGGCCTGCCCCACGACCATCCCGCCTTCAGGAAGGCGGTCAAGTGGCTGGAATCCAAGCAGCGGGAAGACGGCGGCTGGGGCGAATGCGGGCGGTCCTACTGGGACGACCAGCCGCGCGGCCTGGGCGGCCCCTCGACGCCGTCCCAGACCGCCTGGGCGGTGCTGGGCCTGATGGCGGCGGGCGAGACCAAGTCGGCCGCCGTGGCCAAGGGCATCGACTACCTGATCCGCACCCGCAACGAAGAAGGCCTGTGGGATGAGGAGCATTACACGGCGGTGGGTTTCCCCCGCGTGTTCTATCTGCGCTACCACGGCTATCGCCAGTTCTTCCCCATCTGGGCCCTGGCCCGCTACCGCAACCTCACCACCGGCAATGCCGGTCCCGTGATGCATGCCCTCTGA